gttgcagcaccgcatacacaatttcctattctgttataggagtacaccacagtctactacagggaaaacacctgcagaattgtttctcagatgtgaattcaaaaccaggttgtctctcaccaaacctaatttcacagagtccatgcaactgagacaggacagtcaacagtccaagcaagcagataagttggcacaagtcagacacttcctaccaaaacagaaggtgttggttcgaaaccacaggagaggggaaggtgttaaatgggtgcctgggtgcattgtaaaggcacttggtcctgtcacatatcttgtgaaagtgtatggaaaggtgtacaagagacatgtcaatcaaatgatcaatactgaaattgagaactgtaatgtgtcagatgaatctgatgaggatctgagggttgttccaaatgtatcacatgcatgtgtagcaacgcctgtagacgttccagaatccaccgagagggttgtgcagcaaggatccagtgagaCTGCTCCCTcttcagttgcagagggtgtccagaggccgcagcggcatgtgatagattaaatctgtgagaacccagttgttgttataacaacgtaatgttgaaaagatgtaaaaaaatgaaaataaaaaatgaaatgttgttgtactgtaaaggtactgggttcagatttcaggggaggagtgtagtgtatggagatacacatgaaagcaaatgtttttatttgcactaatatgtattttgtgtttgacctctgaccctcgatgtctactGGTTGTGTATGTTATATAAATGTACGCGCACCAGAGTGGTGCgcacccttggaagaagacagagcaagagggtcactcatgtgtttttgtgcctgcttaacgcagtcgttttgtaatgttactacggtctagcaaataaaagaggaagaccaagatacacctcgatcgttgtataattcagttatcctgtagatacacgacaattaggttacatacactaccgttcaaaagtttgggatcacccaaacaattttgtgttttccatgaaaagtcacacttattcaccaccatatgttgtgaaatgaatagaaaatagagtcaagacattgacaaggttagaaataatgatttttatttgaaataagattttttttacatcaaactttgctttcgtcaaagaatcctccatttgcagcaattacagcattgcagacctttggcattctagctgttaatttgttgaggtaatctggagaaattgcaccccacgcttccagaagcagctcccacaagttggattggttggatgggcacttctttgagcagattgagtttcaggagcatcacatttgtggggtcaattaaacgctcaaaatggccagaaaaagagaactttcatctgaaactcgacagtctattcttgttcttagatatgaaggctattccatgcgagaaattgctaagaaattgaagatttcctacaccggtgtgtactactcccttcagaggacagcacaaacaggctctaacaggtactatttaatgaagatgccagttggggacctgtgaggcgtctgtttctcaaactagagactctaatgtacttatcttcttgctcagttgtgcaacgcggcctcccacttctttttctactctggttagagcctgtttgtgctgtcctctgaagggagtagtacacaccggtgtaggaaatcttcaatttcttagcaatttctcgcatggaatagccttcatttctaagaacaagaatagactgtcgagtttcagatgaaagttctctttttctggccattttgagcgtttaattgaccccacaaatgtgatgctccagaaactcaatctgctcaaagaagtgcccatccaaccaatccaacttgtgggagctgcttctggaagcgtggggtgcaatttctccagattacctcaacaaattaacagctagaatgccaaaggtctgcaatgctgtaattgctgcaaatggaggattctttgacgaaagcaaagtttgatgtaaaaaaaatcttatttcaaatacaaatcattatttctaaccttgtcaatgtcttgactctattttctattcatttcacaacatatggtggtgaataagtgtgacttttcatggaaaacacaaaattgtttgggtgatcccaaacttttgaacggtagtgtatctctaTCATATAGTTCCTTTAAAGGTACAGTACTACATTCAGTATATGACAATGAGTTTAGGTTATCCATGTAGTAAaaaaatgtgcagaactgtagtaactacaggggtataacgttgatcagccacagcatgaagatatgggaaagaataacagaagctaggttaagaggagaggtgacgattagcgagcagcagtatggtttcatgccacaaaagaacactacagatgtgatgtttgctttgagaatgtcgatggagaagtatagagaaggtcaggagttacattgtgtctttgtagatttagagaaagcatacgacagggtgccgagagaggaggtgtggtattgtatgaggaagttgggagttgcagagatgtaggagtggtgcaggatatgtatgagggaagtgtgacagtggtgaggtgtgcggttggaaagacagatgggttcaaggtggaggtggtattacatcaaggatcggctctgagccctttcttgtttgtgatggtgatggacaagttgacggaggagatcgggcaggagtctctgtggactatgatgtttgcagatgacattgtgatctgtagcaagagtagggtgcaggttgaggagagcctggagaggtggaggtatgcactggagagaagaggaatgaaagtcagtaggagcaagacggaatacatatgtgtgaatgagagggaggacagtggaatggtggggatgcaaggagtagaggtgacgaaggcgtatgagtttaaatacttcgggtcaactgtccaaagtaacggggagtgcggaagagaggtgaagaagagagtgcaggcagggtggagtgggtggagaagagtatcaggagtgatttgcgacagaagggtatcagcaagagttaaagggaaagtttacaagatggttgtgagaccagctatgttttatggtttggggacagtggcactgacgaaaagacaggaggcggagctggaggtggcagagttgaagatgctgatattttcactgggagtaacgaagaaggacaggattaggaacgattatattagagggacagctcaggttggacggtttggagacaaagcaagagaggcaagattgagatggcttggacatgtgtggaggagagatgctgggtatatcgggagaaggatgctgaatatggagctgccagggaagaggagaagaggaaggccaaagaggaggtttatggatgtggtgagggaagacatgcaggtggctggtgtgacagaggaagatgcagaggacaggaagaaatggaaacggatgatccgctgtggcgacccctaacgggagcagccgaaagtagtagtagtagagcctAGTAGGGTCATTGTGAATGCCTGTATATCGAACACTGCACAACCACAAACATGCTGAGGCTATGCCCCAATCGGTCATAATCAGACAGGGATACATATCTCTGATATCCCTGATTCTGTACAAGCACACACatgaacagaaaatgactcttGGGCAGGTCTGCCATTGAGCCGTGTGTGAGAATTGATTGCATGTCACATAGTATGACGTTTAAGCTTGCTTTTTCATTTGTATTCGCTGGTGGATATAGAGTAGGTGACAGCTCTACATGGGATCACTGTTTTTCAAGCACACGAATGTCCTCTGAATCactcatatttatttatttattttatgcttGCCATTCCTATAAGCCCCTCCCCCCCGTGGCTGGGCCttggctctttctttctttctttttttactttatgCTCCACTGCTTTGATTACCCTCCCATTAGACGTTGTTATGCCTCTGAGAAACACCTCGTATTCATTTCTCGAGTGGGCGGTAAACACAAAGATGACCTGAAACCGAAACGGCCGGCCGAGGAATGAGTAACGCTGACTTAAACGTGGTGAGGGCGGAGTCCCAGCTCCGTCAGCGCTGCTGTGGGCGGGGTCTGCTGCGGCTCGCCGCTCTCCATATTTGGCTTGTGATGTCACGCGCCGGAGATTCATTCACATAAAGGCGGGGGCCGGAATCCCCCCGGAGGAAATGGAGGAACACACGCAGACGGGGCTGTTGGCGCTCGCCCGCATCCGCTTCGCTTAAAACCCAAGTCATTCTTCAGGCAATAAAACACATCCAAGGTCAAGATGAAGGTTTCGAGCATAGACTGCCGACGTCTCAACAAAATCATCAGGAAGGAATGCGGCAGCTGTCTCATCGTGGACTGCCGACCTTATTTTTCGTTCACGAACTCCAACATAATCGGTTCCGTCAATGTGAATTTGAACTCGGTGGTGGTGCGAAGGTCCAGAGGAGGGCCGGTGCCTCCGCACTTCGTCATCCCGGACGAGAAAGCCCTTCTCCGGCTTCGGGAAGGCAGCATATCGGCGGTCATAGCGCTGGATGACCGGACAGCTCATTGGCAGAAGCTGAAGAAGGACAGCGTAGCGCAGATAGTGATAAACACCCTTTCGCACCTTGCCAGCGGGGCCAACATCTGCTTCCTGAAAGGTGAGAACATCGCGGAGTCGGTCTGGCGGCTATTTGCGGTCTGACAAGAAGCGTCGCTTACTGGGCTTCTTCTGTAGGCAAACTCGTGATTAAGCCCTTAAACGTGTATTGTCTCGGCAATAGTCTTACAGTTATAACTCCACAATAAGGGCCTAACTCAGCAGAGTAGTGGGATGCCAGCAGCCATTTGGTATTTGTGGCAGGAAACTCCGGCTGTTCCGCGTCTAGTCTGGTTCTGCTGTTTCGTGTTGGTCTCCACGCTTCCCGCCAGCATGCTGCACACATAACCCCCACGCCAGAGAAATGCAAGGCTGAGCCTGAACACGTCCAGGCTCTAAGGGATGGCTCATCTCTTCCCACCGTGTTTCATATCTTTTAAAGCAACCCTTTTGCCAGGGTGTGGACACACTGAAGAGGTCTGGTCATGTCTCTGGTCTTTGCCCTAGCAACCGTCCACACGAGAAGCCAACATTTGTCTCTGCTGTTTTTTCTTTGCCAGAGATAAATGTTGGCAGTGCGTCAGCGGAGTGGATGAGTCAGTGCAGGAGAAGCTTTGGTCACATCAGGCAGGCTGGTGGTGCAACGGCGTCCTTGGATAAAAAGCAAAGAAActgcatttctttttttattcagaACATTATACAACATGTCCCAAAGCTCGCACCGTGTGTCAAAATACATCTGTGTTCATCTTCCACCTTTAGAGCAGTGCTCTGTTTGCCTAAATGGATTACTAGTGGCTGATATTGCAGGCTCCGGTGATTAATTACGTGTTCATAATCAGGTTATAAGGTCATAATCCTGCATCAGCAACCCCCCGCGCAGTATGTTTCATAAAGGTAGCAATTTGAaatagcctctgtgtgtgtgtgtgtgaggggtggggggggggatataatCCTATTCATAATGTGTTCATGGTTTCCCTTCTAACAACAGGGGGATATGAAAACTTCCACTCTCAGTACCCTGAACTTTGCAATGAGTTGAAAAGCCCCGACGAGAGCGGAAGTGAAACGGAGAAACGGGTTAACGGCCCGTGTGAGAAACTCTGTCACCACAAGCCAGATTATGATCAGGTATGGAAACGGAAACACCAGAGTCACTCCCCTGCTCCTCTCTTCCTCACACCGCCATTActcactcttttgtctagcaaacCACTGTCAGATGTTACATCATAAATTGGCTAAATGTGTTCATCCAGTCTGCGTTTTTGAGGGTAATTTGGGGGTCTTTATGcttgctgaataatccaggtaagaaaatcatagaaaggggaatccgttcatctggacacgttttttggggggaaacgaccactgtattgtttataagggtgggaatacctgcagtcagtcagactgaagaggtcacttagatgagtgatgacacgtttctgtcaataaacgttgtgtccagatgaactgatacaccTTTCTGTGAATTTGGGGGTTAATTTATATAACTAATTTTGCTCTTATTACGACCCACCGTACCAAAATACTCAAAATACAATGTATTTTGCCAGCCACATTTACATCTAGGTGACACGTAGGTGGCATCCAGCACAACATTTTCtcaaaatacattttattattcATGGTCCTTCACTGCTCTCCAGCAATCATATCCTGTGCTCAGAAAGGAAGAAGAGCCCTCAGAGCCACCCAGCAGATGCTCTGTTGGCTTATCCTCCAACTACAGAACAGTTTTGTCTCTCGTGTCTGACctttcctccttctccttctttgcTTGAATTGAAAACATGTGGCTATTCCTCTTAACTGTTTACATTATGGGCAAGACGATGTCTTGACACACCCCGCTCCCTTTTTACTAACACATGAGCATGATGTCCTCCTCTGCTGTTGTGCCATGCACCTTCACCACGACATGTCTACCATGCAGGTGAAAAAGAGGAGTCcattctcagtgtgtgtgtgcgtgtggggggggggggcattaagacATTGCTATTATAAGATCACATCATCAGTAGGATACCTGACTCACACTGGTTTAAGCTCCGCTCACGTTCCCCGTCTGTGGGGGGGCATTCAAGTACTTGGTGGGTTCTGTTTCACACTGACAAAAGGAGAAAGTCGACTGATGTGTGTTGCATTTGCTTTCTAATTCACGTTTCTTTTCTCTGTTGTGCCTCTCTCTGCTGTATTGTGTTAGGGTAAACCTGTGGAGATTCTGCCTTTCCTCTACCTCGGTAGTGCCTACCATGCCTCCAGACACGACTATCTCAGCGACCTTCACATCACGGCCTTGCTCAATGTATCACGCCGAAACCTGCAGCCAGCCAAGGGCCACTATGACTACAAGTGGATCCCTGTGGAGGATAACCACATGGCCGACATCAGCTCACACTTCCAGGAGGCCATTGAGTTTATTGGTGAGTTAAGTGGCATCAGCTGGTGTCAGCGTCTCTCCCTTTTTGTTGGAGATTCAATCTTTCTTTCAACAATTTGTCACTTGCGAGGGTCACTTTGGTTTATGATTTTTCCAAGTCCCTCTTAAACGGTAGCTCTAAATTGTCACCATATGGTGTCAGTTTTCTTAATTGTATTGTGAAAATAAAGTATTTGACTCAGACTTCCATCTGGGATATAGTTTACAGACCTAAACTAGCTCAGAAGAGAAACAAATACATCCTTTCCTTGAATACCTGAGATAGAGGGGGATACCAAGAGcggcactttttttttcttctgcaaaaCACTTCAGGTCTTGAAATAAGTCACCTTTATTTGTTAGCCCTCTCCCCCACTGTCCAGCTAAAGTCGGAAGGGCTCACACAACACAAGCTATATAATCAGTTTAACCCGGATGCCTGCCTTCAGTTCCTGCTTATGGTCTGCTTTCATTCAGGGAAGGCTTGGCTTCCCTCCCACTCTTCtccttcctcccctcccctcctccctcccccttcccatGTTTAAAAAAAGATGCTCCCATTTCGTCAATGCCTCCCAGGCCTAATCTGACTGGTTTACTTGCTGTGCTGGGTGTGGTCAGCAGGGTGACTGGGAGTGAACTGTCTCTCAGCAGCAGGCTGCAGGGCTGCggggatgggggatgggggaACTGCActgaaacatgtacacacactcactccccgagagtgagtgtgtgtgtgcatgtgtgttaaaaTGTCCCATGAAATGACATTTAAAACATAGCAAATCAAACCGTTTCACATATGTCTGAATGTCGTGGAACAGTCAGGAGGGACTTTGTTAGGGGACAGCATGTGTCTCAACCAACAGCCAGTAATGGCCTTTTGTAGGTGAATGTGGACATGGATATGCTATTGGCTAGTATCAGTGTGGCGGTAGAAAATCATTCATCTTCTCACAGTCTCGCTCCCCATTCactggagctttttttttttttagtcttttaGTGTGTAGTAGCCAAACAAATATTCTCATTTTTAGGAAAAGAAACACATTTTTTCTTCTAAACACCAAAAAGCGTAAAACATGTTTTAATTTATAGAACATAGAATTTAAAAGATCTAAATTTAATGCATAAAAGAGGTAACAAGAATGAAAataaatgtttcatttcatgggacctttagagagagagaaacagacagacagacagacagatagaaagagagagagagagagagagagagagagagagagagagagagagagagagagacagagagagagagagagagaataaatcaTTGGATAGAGGAACAAGTGAAGATGTGCACAGTGATATGATGACTATTTATACTGGGGAGAGCAGAGGACACGGCTCAGACAGCAGAGCCTTGGCTGACCTGTATTGGGTAGCTATCATCTATTGTTAGTAATGTGTATTGTTTGGGACTCCAGCCTACAATTAGAACATTGTTGTGTCAACCAGCCTATTACGTAAGGCAACAAATTGTTCCAGGAGCAGGTTTAGCCTCTATACAGGAAGGACCTCCACAAGCTATTAAGACTGCTGAGTGATTACAAATGCACTGCACACAAATCTGAACCACACCAGCCCCCGGATGTCGAATGGAAATCAATCAACAATTACAAATCAGAAATCCTTTCAGGCCGGCGTGGGCATGTGTGATGTGCTGTTGTGTAGGAGCTTGCCGGATACTGATCTTATGGACGAAAACAAGAGTCTGCAAACATGTTTTTGTCCTACTCCATCACTCATGGATTGACCATGACTGATACAGGAGCTGGAGATACCTTCTCCTTTTGAATAAGGCTTTAACAACCTCTGCCGTTCTATTAATATGTTTCTCTCCTCCACTCCGGTGAAGAGGTTCACGATGCGTTCATTTGGGTTTTTTTGGAGGATCATAACTGTCATGAATGATTCATGCTCCATCATGCTATGGCTGTTAGAGCCAGTGACTAGCCAAGCACTTGATAGCGTCTGTTTAGCCACAGGCACTTAGAGGGAGCGTGTAGGACGGCTACAGTACCAAATTAGAATGCACAACCGAACTTCATGATACTCAATATCGCCCCCACAAGAGCATAGGCGAGGAAGACACCCGTGATATtctgttcatatatatatatggcggcacacagcaagaagggtcgggatttgagccctggggtagctcaaccttgggggtcgtcctctgtgtggagttggcatgttctccccgtgtctgcatgggtttcctccgggtgccccggtttcctcccacagtccaaagacatgtaggtcaggtgaatcaaccatactaaattgcccctaggtgtgaatgtgtgtgtgtgtgtgggggggggggggcctgtgatggcctggcagcctgtccgggtgtctccccacctgccgcctgatgactgctgggataggctccagcatcctgcgaccctgagagcaggataagcagtttggataatggatggatggatggatggatacgttgtgtgtgtgtgtgtgtgtgtgtgtgtgtgtgtgtgtgtgtgagtatgcatgtgtgtgtgtctgagatcaGGTGCACATAATTTATAGGTAATACAAGGAAAAgatccatctctccctcccacGTTTAACTACACCGACATGGGCATTACTCCAACAGGGGCATTCATTATTTACTCCTCACGATCATTAATCCAAATTACGGTGTTTACTCAGTCAGACTTGCACTGATTTTAATAATTTCTCTGTGCAGTGTTCTTGATGTGAAAACAGAACTGAGTTGATACTGTAGAGGCAAAATTACATCAAACATCTTTTTCCTCATGTCTCTAATGTTGTAACAACATATGCTGATGACGTGTTTATACTGTGTGAATGCTGTTCCTGGTGGTCATCTCAGGAGGTACTATCATTAATGTCAGGTTATTGGCTTCTTCTTGTTCTACCAGATCATGTGAAGCAATCAGGTGGGAAGGTCCTGGTGCACTGTGAGGCAGGCATCTCTCGTTCTCCTACTATCTGCATGGCCTACATCATGAGGACCCAGCGGCTGCACCTGGACGACGCCTTTGACATCATCAAGCAGCGCCGCACACTAATTTCGCCGAACTTCAGCTTCATGGGCCAGCTGCTGCAGTTCGAAGCCGAGGTCCTGTCCTCTGCGCCAGCCCACACTGCCACCCCAAAAACGCCATCCTGTGTCCCGGAAGCGGCCTCCTTCTTTGCCAATGAGTTCACGTCCACCTTCAACACCAAGAACTTTGAGCAGTCTGTGTTCACCCTCCCTACCTCTTTACTGGCCCCGTTGCCCCTGCCGTCCTCGGCCCATCACCAGTTCCAGCTGAGCCCAATAACTGCACtgccttaaaaaaagaaaaaaaaactgtgactGCTTGTAGTCTTACTTgaaaagaacaaacaaacaataaatataaattcttttttttaaaatttcaataTGGAACGGTGGAGCATTGGGACATGAGAAGGCAACTGAGAAGGGACAATAATTATATTCAAATTAAGGGGAGTTGAAGTCTGCGTAGTCCTAATCCATCTACAGATGGTTACTCTCCCCTGCAGCGACAAGACTACACAGCATAGCGATAAACCACAATATTTATGCCTTAGGTTGATATTGTGACTTTTCTGCCTATTCacaaagtcagtcagtcaggcatTGGAAACTAATTTATTTTATAaatgttgtgtgtctgtccaaTTTTTTTGTCTTAATCATAAATGTGGATGTCAATAAATGTCTCCATCACAACAATAAATATATTCTCATGAATtgctttttttcttccctttcacAGAATAAATCATTTCATAGAATTAGTAATTGGTTTGTCTGTACAATTAAAAAATGAAATCATAAATATAACTGGATTTGTGACATTATTTATCTGGTTGCTACAAATATGAGGACAGGACTAGTGTCTCATGGTGTGGCATTACTCAATACATACTAATACTATTCCCTTGGTTCATCAATTGGACACAGAAAGGCCGTCATGCTGACTGGAGCTTCAACTCAATTTCATCACATTTAAGTTCAATTTACTTAACTTGCGCAGTCTATAGATAAATTTGTATTGTTAACACATACTGGAAGAAATTCCCCCAAAAGGGATTCACATTCTTAAATACCCCTACTTAGAATAAAAATGACAAGGTTTCTGACTTTGTTAAGACAGAGGAGACAACGCTGTTGGCTGCAAATGACCCATCCATCACAAAGAAGAATCTTATCATGTGTAGAATAACCCGCCAGCCACAAACAGCCTCGATGAAATTTTCAAATTTGCGATATTTCATTGACCATAGAAATATAATTTGAGTAAATTCCTGAGGGTGATTAGATGATATCAGTAAATAAACTCGAGGAAAAGAAATAAAGGAACCATTTCTATTGCACATGGTACTTTTGAAGGTGTGTAATTTCAATGGGTTTTTTTATTTCAATTATTGAACACATTTCCATGTACAACggtacaaacaaaaacacaaacaacagaaaacaagaaTAAAAAGGAGACAAAAAAAGATGACATTTTACAATGCCAGAGTTTGTGTTATATGCAGCATATTAAATTCGCCTAGTAACTTAAAGTTCTTaatagctttttttgtttttaagatcaAATAAAATGGTGCTATGTTGTTTAAATTCATTAATAAAGTGCAGGCAATTTGGCTtggttcctgaccattttttTCTTGCGAATATGGAATTTTCCAAAAATAATAACTGGTTGTATGATATACAGCATGCTATTTCCAATCGTCTCTTTACTAAAATATAGCATGACATCAAACATATCTATTTCAATATTCATGTTAAGTCTCTTTTTTTAGAAAGTTGGCTGCATCGACCCAGAACATTCTTGTATGTATACACTGGAAGAATATATGGGTAATACTCTCTTTTTCTAGTGCACAAACATCACACTTATAATTAATATGTAGTTTCAATCTTTATTTTTCTAACACAAGCTTTCCCGGATAAATTATAGGCAATATCTTGAAAGACACTGTGATGAGCACTACAGTGCCCATGCACATGACAGACACTTCCTTGAACTTGTTATTGATACAAATTGTCCACGCTTTCTTCCACCGTATCTCATTAGATAACGAGGACAAAAAAACCTCTAGACGATGGGACAGTGACACCACCAAGTGTGTTCCTAAGATGTTTGCTAGAGCACCTCTCTCTGCTTTCACTAATGTAAATATTTTCCACACCATCTTCAAGATGGGGAGCTACGTCTACCGCACCAGTATAAGGACGCCCTCTGCTATAGCGTCGCAAACAACAGCATACGCCTTTGGCTTTATATGTATTTTAAATTGAACGAG
This genomic stretch from Lampris incognitus isolate fLamInc1 chromosome 5, fLamInc1.hap2, whole genome shotgun sequence harbors:
- the dusp5 gene encoding dual specificity protein phosphatase 5, whose translation is MKVSSIDCRRLNKIIRKECGSCLIVDCRPYFSFTNSNIIGSVNVNLNSVVVRRSRGGPVPPHFVIPDEKALLRLREGSISAVIALDDRTAHWQKLKKDSVAQIVINTLSHLASGANICFLKGGYENFHSQYPELCNELKSPDESGSETEKRVNGPCEKLCHHKPDYDQGKPVEILPFLYLGSAYHASRHDYLSDLHITALLNVSRRNLQPAKGHYDYKWIPVEDNHMADISSHFQEAIEFIDHVKQSGGKVLVHCEAGISRSPTICMAYIMRTQRLHLDDAFDIIKQRRTLISPNFSFMGQLLQFEAEVLSSAPAHTATPKTPSCVPEAASFFANEFTSTFNTKNFEQSVFTLPTSLLAPLPLPSSAHHQFQLSPITALP